A single window of Achromobacter xylosoxidans DNA harbors:
- a CDS encoding ABC transporter ATP-binding protein: MLELRGLSLRYGAQSVLRDVDLRLRPGERLGLIGPSGAGKSSLLRLAAGLARPSGGSLRNDFRHAALMFQEPRLLPWRHALDNVALPLRAAGHAPARARALAAQWLVRVGLDAAMQSWPGELSGGMAQRVALARALALGPDLLMLDEPFSALDPALRRQLAANCREELVRSGAALLCISHDPEELLGLVDRCVLVRQGSVIAIEPDATGALSAVRLRALLLEAGAGP; this comes from the coding sequence CCGTGTTGCGCGATGTCGACCTGCGCCTGCGTCCGGGCGAGCGGTTGGGCCTGATCGGCCCCAGCGGCGCCGGCAAGAGCAGCCTGTTGCGCCTGGCCGCCGGCTTGGCGCGGCCCAGCGGCGGCTCCTTGCGCAACGATTTTCGCCACGCCGCGCTGATGTTCCAGGAACCGCGGCTGCTGCCCTGGCGTCACGCGTTGGACAACGTGGCGTTGCCGCTGCGTGCTGCCGGCCATGCGCCCGCCAGGGCGCGGGCGCTGGCAGCGCAATGGCTGGTCCGGGTGGGGCTGGACGCGGCGATGCAGTCGTGGCCGGGCGAGTTGTCGGGCGGCATGGCGCAGCGTGTCGCCCTGGCCCGCGCGTTGGCGCTGGGACCCGACCTGCTGATGCTGGACGAACCCTTCAGCGCGCTCGATCCGGCGCTGCGCCGCCAGCTGGCCGCCAATTGCCGCGAGGAATTGGTCCGCAGCGGCGCGGCCTTGCTGTGCATCAGCCACGACCCCGAGGAATTGCTGGGCCTGGTCGACCGCTGCGTGCTGGTGCGGCAAGGGAGCGTCATTGCCATCGAGCCGGACGCCACTGGCGCCTTGTCGGCCGTGCGCCTGCGCGCCCTGTTGCTGGAGGCCGGCGCCGGGCCGTGA
- a CDS encoding TonB-dependent receptor family protein, which yields MTSPLLRQLASSLTLGVLGLSAAHAQPQPPAAGQAVPSLSPVVVSGESVTRGLDPGPRRIQAEQQAVPGGTNLILPQQEVRLITLRDALDYQPGVVVQEFFGGLDQPRLNIRGSGIQSNPLSRGILLMQDGLPLNDADGSFVISLLEPRNAGLVAVRRGANALAPGATTLGGEVDFRSLTGTQGDQIRLGTGSFGTRSVTLSKGFEDERLDGRFSFGYDKSDGYRHHSASERSSFQGNLGFRRGTFENRTYLSYTDLRFDIPQPVPKARMYADPRGVLGDGNSPQDLANNVYNRDPHRDTSQFRIANRSYWGSDDLNQTAGLYWQRTNDDFTNPQVANVTDGDTYGLAWQLAGKAGSVDYRVALDWQRSNMDRDFYAIRPADGRRLQRFGNYALTAENRSALIGLDWHLTGQLSLVGDLKYTQAVRDARERGSGKTLDQDWNYATPRLGIVWQPAQTQRWYANVSRSNEAPTFWEIVNGEVPAPMNPATAVTSMSKLDLQRALTVELGGDGTFAVAGRDLRWTVSLYRSRVEDELMSVTNANGTPAGTYNYRGRTRHQGIEAGLSGSLPAPGDGLLDYRVAYTFSDFRFREGEFQGNRIAGVPRHLLSAELMYRKGGWRAGPNLRWLMSDTETNHANAPGTQQNAYALLGFKIAYEHDAHWSAYVQADNLTDKTYASSYAIRNSATAAMPIFLPGNGRAFSAGVAYRF from the coding sequence ATGACATCCCCCCTCCTACGCCAGTTGGCGTCCAGCCTCACCCTGGGCGTGCTCGGCCTGTCCGCGGCCCATGCCCAGCCGCAGCCTCCCGCGGCCGGCCAGGCCGTGCCGTCGTTGTCGCCGGTGGTCGTGTCCGGCGAGTCCGTCACGCGCGGGCTCGATCCCGGTCCCCGGCGGATCCAGGCCGAACAACAGGCCGTGCCGGGTGGCACCAACCTGATCCTGCCGCAGCAGGAGGTGCGCCTGATCACGCTGCGTGATGCGCTCGACTACCAGCCGGGCGTGGTGGTGCAGGAATTCTTCGGCGGACTGGACCAGCCCCGGCTGAACATCCGCGGTTCCGGCATCCAGAGCAATCCCCTCAGTCGCGGCATCCTGCTGATGCAGGACGGCTTGCCGCTGAACGATGCCGACGGCTCGTTCGTCATCAGCCTGCTCGAACCTCGCAACGCGGGCCTGGTCGCCGTGCGGCGCGGGGCCAATGCGCTGGCGCCCGGCGCCACGACGCTGGGCGGTGAAGTCGACTTCCGGTCGCTCACAGGCACCCAGGGCGACCAGATCCGGCTTGGCACTGGCAGCTTCGGCACGCGTTCGGTCACCTTGTCCAAGGGCTTCGAGGACGAGCGCCTGGATGGCCGCTTCAGCTTCGGCTATGACAAGTCGGATGGCTATCGCCATCATTCGGCGTCCGAACGCTCTAGCTTCCAGGGCAATCTGGGCTTTCGTCGCGGGACTTTCGAGAACCGTACCTATCTGTCCTACACCGACCTCAGGTTCGACATTCCCCAGCCGGTGCCCAAGGCCCGCATGTATGCGGATCCGCGCGGCGTGCTGGGCGACGGCAATTCGCCGCAGGACCTGGCCAACAACGTCTACAACCGGGACCCGCACCGCGATACCAGCCAGTTCCGCATCGCCAACCGCAGCTACTGGGGCAGCGACGACTTGAACCAGACCGCCGGCCTTTATTGGCAGCGCACCAATGACGACTTCACCAACCCGCAGGTCGCCAACGTCACGGACGGCGATACCTACGGCCTGGCGTGGCAGCTGGCCGGCAAGGCGGGCAGTGTCGATTACCGCGTGGCGCTCGACTGGCAGCGTAGCAATATGGACCGCGATTTCTACGCCATCCGTCCCGCCGATGGCCGCCGCCTGCAACGCTTCGGCAACTATGCCTTGACGGCCGAGAACCGCAGCGCGCTGATCGGCCTGGATTGGCACCTCACCGGGCAGCTCAGCCTGGTCGGCGACCTGAAGTACACCCAGGCGGTGCGCGATGCGCGCGAGCGCGGCAGCGGCAAGACGCTGGACCAGGACTGGAACTACGCCACCCCGCGCCTGGGCATCGTCTGGCAACCGGCGCAGACGCAGCGCTGGTATGCCAACGTCAGCCGCAGCAACGAGGCGCCGACCTTCTGGGAAATCGTCAACGGCGAAGTGCCCGCGCCCATGAACCCGGCCACCGCCGTCACTTCCATGAGCAAGCTCGACCTGCAACGCGCGCTGACGGTCGAACTCGGCGGCGATGGCACCTTCGCCGTGGCCGGCCGTGACCTGCGCTGGACCGTGTCGCTCTATCGCAGCCGGGTGGAGGATGAACTCATGTCCGTCACCAACGCCAATGGCACGCCGGCCGGCACCTACAACTACCGCGGCCGTACCCGCCACCAGGGCATCGAAGCGGGCCTGTCCGGCAGCCTGCCGGCGCCGGGCGACGGCCTGCTGGACTACCGCGTCGCCTACACCTTCAGCGACTTCCGTTTCCGCGAGGGGGAATTCCAGGGCAACCGCATCGCCGGGGTGCCGCGCCACCTGCTGAGCGCCGAGTTGATGTACCGCAAAGGCGGTTGGCGCGCGGGGCCCAACCTGCGCTGGCTGATGAGCGACACTGAGACCAACCACGCCAACGCGCCGGGCACGCAGCAGAATGCCTATGCGCTGCTGGGTTTCAAGATCGCTTACGAGCATGATGCGCATTGGAGCGCCTACGTGCAGGCCGACAACCTCACCGACAAGACCTACGCCAGCAGCTACGCCATCCGCAACAGCGCGACGGCGGCCATGCCGATCTTCCTGCCAGGCAACGGCAGGGCGTTCAGCGCGGGCGTGGCCTACCGGTTCTGA
- a CDS encoding CopD family copper resistance protein yields MNTYPLLLILHLLAAFVFVGTVTFEVLFLEPVHRRLPPEVRKALGAQLGPRVRGTVPWAVLVLYLAGLGLASQYRGVLAHPAGSPLGILLSIKIALAASVAVHVVTALALARKRRLTPAVQRRIHISVFCHMVGIVVLAKAMFYVTW; encoded by the coding sequence ATGAACACCTATCCCTTGCTGTTGATCCTGCACCTGCTGGCCGCCTTCGTCTTCGTCGGCACGGTGACCTTCGAGGTGCTGTTCCTGGAACCGGTGCACCGGCGCCTGCCGCCCGAGGTGCGCAAGGCGCTCGGCGCCCAGCTCGGCCCGCGCGTGCGCGGCACGGTGCCGTGGGCGGTGCTGGTGCTGTACCTGGCGGGCCTGGGCCTGGCGTCGCAATACCGCGGCGTGCTGGCGCATCCGGCCGGCTCGCCGCTGGGCATCCTGCTGTCGATCAAGATCGCGCTGGCGGCGAGCGTGGCGGTGCACGTCGTCACGGCCCTGGCGCTGGCCCGCAAGCGGCGGCTGACGCCGGCCGTGCAGCGGCGCATTCACATCAGCGTTTTCTGTCACATGGTCGGCATCGTGGTGCTGGCCAAGGCGATGTTCTATGTGACGTGGTGA
- a CDS encoding sigma-70 family RNA polymerase sigma factor, with protein sequence MSSTESLEHRELGRLYRDHHGWLRGWLLRRLNVPAEAADLAQDTFLRLLASPASMAQLQGVRQPRSFLATVAQRTLVDHIRRQVLERAWLETLAQQPEASAISPETQAILLETIREIDAMLHGLGDKVRRAFLMSQLEGASYAEIAARLGVTVSSIKKYMARATEHCLVYALARQ encoded by the coding sequence ATGTCGTCCACGGAATCCCTGGAACACCGCGAGCTTGGCAGGCTGTACCGCGACCATCACGGCTGGCTGCGCGGCTGGCTGCTGCGGCGCCTGAACGTGCCGGCCGAGGCCGCCGACCTGGCCCAGGACACCTTCCTGCGCCTGCTGGCGTCGCCGGCATCGATGGCGCAATTGCAGGGCGTGCGGCAGCCGCGCAGCTTCCTGGCCACGGTGGCGCAACGCACGCTGGTCGACCACATCCGCCGCCAGGTGCTGGAACGCGCCTGGCTCGAAACCCTGGCGCAGCAGCCCGAGGCCAGCGCCATATCGCCCGAGACGCAGGCCATCCTGCTCGAGACCATCCGCGAGATCGACGCCATGCTGCACGGCCTGGGCGACAAGGTGCGGCGCGCTTTCCTGATGTCCCAGCTGGAAGGGGCCAGCTACGCCGAGATCGCCGCCCGCCTGGGCGTGACGGTCAGTTCCATCAAGAAGTACATGGCACGCGCCACCGAGCATTGCCTGGTGTACGCGCTGGCCCGGCAGTAG
- a CDS encoding FecR domain-containing protein, producing MADKTIAAAAQWYARLCADDVSAADLAAHGRWLAADPEHARIWGQVERLRGTLGAAPARLAADTLNRADQHFSRRRAALRNGLGAVALLGAGGLAAWRALPMERMLADYRTGAGERRELRLADGTLLWLDSASAVDVTVDAGQRRIFVHAGEILVDTENVRPGLPPLRVLTAHGAVRPLGTRFIVTRQDDLTRVAVLRHAVALEPATGGAPVILKAGEQGTLAPAGAQAAGAITGEPDAWTRGLLVVDNWRLDDFIARLDRYRPGLLRCDDAVAALRLSGAFPVDDTDQALAAVTRALPVNIARFTRYYVRIVARR from the coding sequence ATGGCGGACAAGACCATCGCCGCGGCGGCGCAATGGTACGCGCGGCTCTGCGCGGACGACGTCAGCGCGGCCGACCTGGCGGCGCATGGGCGCTGGCTGGCGGCCGATCCCGAACATGCGCGCATCTGGGGGCAGGTGGAACGGTTGCGCGGCACGCTGGGAGCCGCGCCGGCGCGCCTGGCTGCCGACACGCTCAATCGTGCCGACCAGCATTTCTCGCGCCGCCGCGCGGCGCTGCGCAACGGACTGGGCGCGGTGGCGCTGCTGGGCGCCGGCGGCCTGGCGGCCTGGCGCGCCCTGCCGATGGAGCGGATGCTGGCCGACTACCGCACCGGGGCAGGCGAGCGCCGCGAACTGCGGCTGGCGGATGGCACCTTGCTCTGGCTGGACAGCGCCAGCGCGGTCGACGTGACCGTCGACGCCGGCCAGCGGCGCATCTTCGTGCATGCCGGCGAGATCCTGGTCGATACCGAAAACGTCCGTCCCGGCCTGCCGCCCTTGCGCGTGCTCACCGCGCACGGCGCGGTGCGTCCCCTGGGCACGCGTTTCATCGTCACGCGGCAGGACGACCTGACGCGGGTCGCGGTGCTGCGCCATGCGGTGGCGCTGGAACCCGCGACGGGCGGCGCGCCAGTGATCCTGAAGGCGGGCGAGCAGGGCACGCTGGCGCCTGCGGGGGCGCAGGCGGCCGGCGCCATCACCGGCGAGCCCGACGCCTGGACGCGGGGCCTGCTGGTGGTCGACAACTGGCGGTTGGACGACTTCATTGCCCGGCTCGACCGTTATCGGCCCGGGCTGCTGCGATGCGACGATGCCGTGGCGGCGCTGCGCCTGTCGGGGGCGTTTCCTGTCGACGACACCGACCAGGCGCTGGCCGCCGTGACGCGCGCGCTGCCCGTGAACATCGCGCGCTTTACCCGTTATTACGTCCGCATCGTCGCCCGCCGCTGA